One segment of Fibrobacter sp. DNA contains the following:
- a CDS encoding bile acid:sodium symporter, giving the protein MKNLRAILMPIAIILGILLPQASVLSPTLPFQIGTMMLLTFIGKVPPQEHGYTFKIEVRAFIASMLLLALLWVSVEVFGLPRDVLLGGAIICLCPPANAAPAMAKMLGGNPVLALKIFLSGHLIACFSIPIIYGYLTGSEAGFADIALRIFNSIQPIISIPLALALGVRSFYPEVADKVAKLSKYTIFIWTFSVFVILAKASRDIREMGFAELWNSGTLPMLAIVALVICILQFVLGWFCDKKHPIESSQSMGQKNTTLVIWIASLYA; this is encoded by the coding sequence ATGAAGAATTTGCGTGCCATTTTAATGCCCATTGCCATTATTTTGGGCATTTTGCTCCCCCAGGCCAGCGTTCTTTCGCCGACCCTCCCGTTCCAGATCGGAACCATGATGCTTTTGACCTTTATCGGCAAGGTCCCGCCCCAGGAACACGGTTATACCTTCAAGATCGAGGTTCGCGCTTTTATCGCCAGCATGCTGCTGCTTGCCCTCTTGTGGGTGAGCGTTGAAGTTTTCGGCTTGCCCCGCGATGTTCTGCTGGGTGGCGCCATCATCTGCCTTTGTCCGCCGGCGAACGCCGCCCCCGCCATGGCCAAGATGCTGGGCGGAAACCCGGTGCTTGCCCTCAAGATCTTTTTGAGCGGCCATCTGATCGCCTGCTTCAGCATCCCTATTATATATGGTTACCTGACAGGCTCCGAGGCGGGCTTTGCTGACATTGCCCTGCGAATCTTCAATTCCATCCAGCCCATCATTTCTATCCCGCTGGCGCTGGCCCTGGGCGTTCGCAGTTTCTACCCGGAAGTTGCCGACAAGGTGGCAAAGCTTTCCAAGTACACCATCTTCATCTGGACTTTCAGCGTGTTCGTGATTCTTGCCAAGGCCAGCCGCGATATCCGCGAAATGGGCTTTGCCGAACTGTGGAACAGCGGCACCCTTCCCATGCTTGCCATCGTTGCCTTGGTCATTTGCATTCTGCAGTTTGTGCTGGGCTGGTTCTGCGACAAGAAGCACCCCATCGAAAGTTCCCAGAGCATGGGCCAGAAGAACACCACCTTGGTCATCTGGATTGCAAGCCTTTACGC